A DNA window from Acidimicrobiales bacterium contains the following coding sequences:
- a CDS encoding LLM class flavin-dependent oxidoreductase: MEFGVFIQMFTPQFRRDQDPDAEHHALMNDLAVVQAADQAGFKYVWVTEHHFLDEYSHLSANDVVLGWLAHATTRIHLGSGIFNPLAQVNHPAKVAERAAMLDHLSNGRFEFGTGRGAGSHEILGFLHRDGITDTTATREMWEETIGEFSKMWLQDEYQGFEGKWWSLPPRKILPKPLHKPHPPMWYAAGNTSSYAMAAHKGLGVLGFSVGAIDELAPVMDAYKKEIPNAEPVGAYVNDNIMVTTTAFVNEDRETAYQNAVGSAMTYLQSNVYRYHDTFPHPDWVPPWPGVIPDFTREQVNDMATVGLVCGTPDEALEQCRRWEAAGADQLVFGTGMQEHDQMLETIRLIGEHVIPKIDKDPVHRTTRQREAAAKA, translated from the coding sequence ATGGAGTTCGGGGTCTTCATCCAGATGTTCACGCCGCAGTTCCGCCGGGACCAGGACCCCGACGCCGAGCACCACGCCCTGATGAACGACCTGGCGGTGGTGCAGGCCGCCGACCAGGCCGGGTTCAAGTACGTCTGGGTGACCGAGCACCACTTCCTCGACGAATACTCCCATTTGTCGGCCAACGACGTGGTGCTGGGCTGGCTGGCCCACGCCACCACCCGGATCCATCTCGGCTCGGGGATCTTCAACCCCCTGGCCCAGGTGAACCACCCCGCCAAGGTGGCTGAGCGGGCGGCCATGCTCGACCACCTCTCCAACGGCCGGTTCGAGTTCGGGACCGGCCGGGGCGCCGGCAGCCACGAGATCCTGGGCTTCCTGCACCGGGACGGGATCACCGACACCACCGCCACCCGGGAGATGTGGGAGGAGACCATCGGGGAGTTCTCCAAGATGTGGCTCCAGGACGAGTACCAGGGGTTCGAGGGCAAGTGGTGGTCGCTGCCTCCCCGCAAGATCCTCCCCAAGCCGCTCCACAAGCCCCATCCGCCGATGTGGTACGCGGCGGGCAACACCAGCAGCTACGCCATGGCCGCCCACAAGGGCCTGGGCGTGCTCGGGTTCTCGGTCGGCGCCATCGACGAGCTGGCCCCGGTGATGGACGCCTACAAGAAGGAGATCCCCAACGCCGAGCCGGTCGGGGCCTACGTCAACGACAACATCATGGTGACGACCACGGCGTTCGTGAACGAGGACCGGGAGACGGCGTACCAGAACGCGGTGGGCTCGGCCATGACCTACCTCCAGAGCAACGTCTACCGCTACCACGACACCTTCCCCCACCCCGACTGGGTGCCGCCGTGGCCGGGTGTGATCCCCGACTTCACCCGGGAGCAGGTGAACGACATGGCCACGGTGGGCCTGGTGTGCGGCACCCCTGACGAGGCCCTCGAGCAGTGCCGGCGCTGGGAGGCGGCCGGGGCCGACCAGCTGGTCTTCGGCACGGGCATGCAGGAGCACGACCAGATGCTCGAGACCATCCGCCTGATCGGGGAGCACGTCATCCCCAAGATCGACAAGGACCCGGTGCACCGCACCACCCGGCAGCGGGAGGCGGCGGCCAAGGCCTGA
- a CDS encoding nitroreductase/quinone reductase family protein, with the protein MSGQEAEPFVEPPREEIPGISRNHVAFMESTDEDQAWVLAGMHHVILRTVGRRSGTEHKVALPFWRDPDGNRVVVASFSGAPQHPSWYLNLSDRAANPEVLVRVQGGSFWSDAEVLDGDDYDRTWSGLTADRPWYNDYQSRTDRRIPLVRLVERRPA; encoded by the coding sequence ATGTCCGGACAGGAAGCCGAGCCGTTCGTCGAGCCCCCGCGCGAGGAGATTCCCGGCATCAGCCGGAACCACGTGGCGTTCATGGAGTCCACCGACGAGGACCAGGCCTGGGTCCTGGCGGGCATGCACCACGTGATCCTGCGCACGGTCGGGCGCCGCTCGGGCACCGAGCACAAGGTGGCGCTCCCGTTCTGGCGCGACCCCGACGGGAACCGGGTGGTCGTGGCGTCGTTCTCCGGCGCGCCCCAGCATCCGTCCTGGTACCTGAACCTGAGCGACCGGGCCGCCAACCCCGAGGTGCTGGTCCGGGTGCAGGGCGGCTCGTTCTGGTCCGATGCCGAGGTCCTCGACGGGGACGACTACGACCGGACGTGGTCCGGGCTCACCGCCGACCGGCCCTGGTACAACGACTACCAGTCCCGCACCGACCGGCGCATCCCCCTCGTCCGCCTGGTGGAGCGCCGCCCCGCCTGA
- a CDS encoding LLM class F420-dependent oxidoreductase: MKFGLPLFGVSPRYYPDVARIAEGNGFESIWLPEHLVLPEPIPPTYLYSDDGYPPITSATPVYDPWVMLGGIATVTSTLRLATQVYILPLRHPIVTARSVVSLDRLSGGRVTLGIGVGWCEEEFEAVGQSFRNRGRRADEIIGILRRLWRDEVIEHRGEHYGFGPVRFEPKPLQKPGIPIEVGGTSPGALRRAGVLGDGWVETGEPDIAALAAKLEIINRHRQEAGRGGLPFEVTTGLGRDLDSIRRCQEAGVTRVIAGPPARNARLTVEEISDWAKRFADEVMGAV, translated from the coding sequence ATGAAGTTCGGACTGCCGCTGTTCGGGGTGAGCCCGCGTTACTACCCGGATGTGGCGCGGATAGCGGAGGGCAACGGCTTCGAGTCGATCTGGCTACCCGAGCACCTCGTCCTGCCCGAGCCGATCCCGCCCACCTACCTCTACTCGGACGACGGCTACCCGCCGATCACCTCCGCCACGCCGGTCTATGACCCGTGGGTCATGCTCGGGGGGATCGCCACGGTGACATCGACGCTGCGACTTGCCACCCAGGTGTACATCCTGCCGCTACGTCACCCGATCGTCACGGCCCGGTCGGTCGTGAGCCTCGACCGCCTGTCTGGCGGCCGGGTGACGCTCGGGATCGGGGTGGGGTGGTGCGAGGAGGAGTTCGAGGCGGTCGGCCAGTCGTTCCGGAACCGCGGGCGGCGCGCCGACGAGATCATCGGCATCCTGCGCCGGCTGTGGCGCGACGAGGTCATCGAGCACCGGGGCGAGCACTACGGCTTCGGGCCGGTGCGCTTCGAGCCCAAACCGCTTCAGAAGCCGGGGATCCCGATCGAGGTCGGAGGTACCTCTCCGGGGGCCCTGAGGAGGGCCGGGGTCCTCGGGGACGGATGGGTCGAGACGGGTGAACCGGACATCGCGGCGTTGGCCGCCAAGCTCGAGATCATCAACCGGCACCGGCAGGAGGCGGGACGGGGCGGGCTCCCCTTTGAGGTGACGACCGGGCTCGGACGGGATCTCGACAGCATCCGGCGCTGCCAGGAGGCCGGGGTGACCCGGGTGATAGCCGGGCCCCCCGCCAGGAACGCCCGGCTCACCGTGGAGGAGATCTCGGACTGGGCCAAGCGCTTCGCCGACGAGGTCATGGGCGCCGTCTGA
- a CDS encoding TetR/AcrR family transcriptional regulator → MDSEERWEEILAAASQIFLEKGYEAASVQDIASAVGILKGSVYYYIKTKEDLLYELVRRAQAERMDVLDEDRALRGAPAPERLRAFIGRWMAETEQQRVWNIVAERDFRKLSSRRLKTVIERRDRFSGFVKAIIDDGVGEGRFDPDVDTSVATNTIFELMNTSRMWYQPTGRLSLVEIGDWYATFVIRGLGGPDWTAEKDRVQVPARNGSRRRTRKETST, encoded by the coding sequence ATGGACAGCGAGGAACGCTGGGAGGAGATCCTGGCTGCTGCCTCCCAGATCTTCCTGGAGAAGGGGTACGAAGCGGCCAGCGTGCAGGACATCGCCTCCGCCGTAGGCATCCTCAAGGGCAGCGTCTACTACTACATCAAGACCAAGGAGGACCTGCTCTACGAGCTGGTCCGTCGGGCTCAGGCGGAGCGCATGGACGTCCTCGACGAGGACCGCGCACTTCGGGGCGCGCCCGCGCCGGAGAGGCTGCGCGCCTTCATCGGCCGGTGGATGGCGGAGACCGAACAGCAGCGGGTCTGGAACATCGTGGCCGAACGGGACTTCCGCAAGCTCAGCTCCCGCCGGCTGAAGACGGTGATCGAACGTCGGGACCGCTTCAGCGGCTTCGTGAAGGCGATCATCGACGACGGGGTCGGAGAGGGCCGGTTCGATCCCGACGTCGACACGTCGGTGGCAACCAACACCATCTTCGAGCTGATGAATACCAGCCGGATGTGGTACCAGCCCACCGGGAGGCTGTCGCTGGTCGAGATCGGCGACTGGTACGCGACGTTCGTGATCCGGGGCCTCGGCGGCCCGGACTGGACGGCGGAGAAGGACCGAGTTCAGGTCCCGGCCCGCAACGGGAGCCGCCGTCGGACCCGGAAGGAGACGAGCACATGA
- a CDS encoding mycofactocin-coupled SDR family oxidoreductase, whose protein sequence is MDGRVALITGAARGQGRAHAVTLAREGADMVLCDLCDDLPAVTYRLGTDDDLKATVALVEEQGRSALAARCDVRDPRQVEEVVSLALDAHGHIDILLANAGVSGGHPVQSVTDEEWEQFIGTNLTGVFHSIRAVVPHMIERRYGRIVATTSMMGRMGSAHLAAYVTSKWGVIGLVKASALDLASFGITVNAVAPGNIDTPMIHNEGLYRTVRPDLEQPGADDVAPYLQMLHAQPVPWLAPEAVSEAILFLVGPSSTHITGAVLDVSAGASGRFTA, encoded by the coding sequence TTGGACGGACGGGTCGCACTCATCACCGGGGCGGCCCGCGGCCAGGGCCGGGCCCACGCCGTGACCCTGGCGCGGGAGGGTGCCGACATGGTCCTGTGCGACCTCTGCGACGACCTCCCGGCGGTCACCTACCGCCTCGGGACCGACGACGACCTCAAGGCCACGGTGGCCCTCGTCGAGGAGCAGGGCCGCTCGGCCCTGGCGGCGCGCTGCGACGTCCGGGACCCCCGCCAGGTCGAGGAGGTGGTGAGCCTGGCTCTCGACGCCCACGGCCACATCGACATCCTCCTCGCCAACGCCGGCGTCAGCGGGGGCCATCCCGTGCAGAGCGTGACCGACGAGGAGTGGGAGCAGTTCATCGGCACCAACCTGACCGGCGTCTTCCATTCCATCCGGGCCGTGGTCCCCCACATGATCGAGCGGCGCTACGGGCGGATCGTCGCCACCACCTCGATGATGGGCCGGATGGGCTCAGCGCACCTGGCCGCCTACGTCACCTCGAAGTGGGGCGTGATCGGCCTGGTCAAGGCGTCGGCGCTCGACCTGGCGAGCTTCGGCATCACCGTCAACGCCGTGGCGCCGGGGAATATCGACACGCCGATGATCCACAACGAGGGCCTGTACCGCACGGTCCGGCCCGACCTCGAGCAACCGGGCGCCGACGACGTGGCCCCCTACCTCCAGATGCTGCACGCCCAGCCCGTCCCGTGGCTGGCGCCGGAGGCGGTCAGCGAGGCCATCCTCTTCCTCGTCGGACCGTCGTCGACCCACATCACCGGTGCGGTCCTCGACGTGAGCGCGGGCGCCTCGGGCCGCTTCACCGCCTGA
- a CDS encoding SDR family oxidoreductase, producing the protein MSLTIDLAGRGALVTGAGAGIGAEVARWLAGAGAAVAVADIREEHARAVADSIGAEGGRAVAVAADCRDDAQIERMVGEATAALGGLDVAVNNVGNPAGRPLAPVIEMDGAYWRDVVDQNLVLTALCAAAEARVMTAQGRGGVIINVSSGETTRPSPHLGSYGAAKAAINHLTQTLAVELGPSGIRVVAMAPGTTLTEHVRAAFDDEHVAAIVRSNPLRRMSEPDELGRLAVFLASDLARCITGQLILADAGAHLSRSRPGVTGST; encoded by the coding sequence GTGAGCCTCACCATCGACCTCGCTGGGCGCGGCGCCCTCGTCACCGGGGCGGGGGCGGGGATCGGGGCCGAGGTGGCCCGCTGGCTGGCCGGGGCCGGGGCCGCGGTGGCGGTGGCCGACATCCGCGAGGAGCACGCCCGCGCCGTGGCCGACTCGATCGGGGCCGAGGGAGGCCGGGCGGTGGCGGTGGCGGCGGACTGTCGCGACGACGCCCAGATCGAGCGCATGGTGGGCGAGGCGACCGCCGCCCTCGGTGGCCTCGACGTGGCCGTCAACAACGTCGGCAACCCGGCCGGGCGGCCCCTCGCCCCGGTAATCGAGATGGACGGCGCCTACTGGCGCGACGTCGTGGACCAGAACCTGGTGCTGACCGCGCTGTGCGCCGCCGCCGAGGCCCGGGTCATGACGGCCCAGGGCCGGGGCGGGGTGATCATCAACGTCAGCTCCGGCGAGACGACCCGGCCGTCCCCCCACCTCGGCTCCTACGGGGCGGCCAAGGCCGCCATCAACCACCTCACCCAGACCCTGGCCGTGGAGCTCGGGCCCTCCGGCATCCGGGTGGTCGCCATGGCGCCGGGGACCACCCTCACCGAGCATGTCCGCGCCGCCTTCGACGACGAGCACGTGGCCGCCATCGTGCGCTCCAACCCGCTGCGCCGCATGTCGGAGCCCGACGAGCTGGGCCGGCTGGCGGTGTTCCTGGCGTCGGACCTGGCCCGCTGCATCACCGGGCAGCTGATCCTGGCCGACGCCGGCGCCCATCTCTCCCGCAGCCGGCCGGGGGTGACCGGCTCGACCTGA